ATGCACCACTTTTGGAATCGAAGAAATGTTTGTCCAAGACTTTTATGCCAGTTATGCGTTCATTATGGCCTGGTATCAATGGAAATGCAGCAGGATCTACAGTGATGGTGTCCAACATGCGTAAGCGTGCGATACAAGCCTCACGCTTTATGCTGCAAATGATGCAAGTTCCTTTGTATGCAAAAGAGATCGCTGCTCGCCATGATAATAATGATGGAAACCAAGATAGTGGGACAAGTCCTACCCTCGATCTGGAGAGTGGAGAGGAAGGGCTTGCGATACGCATTGCGGTGGAAGTATACAAGTTCACTTTTTCCCATCAAGGCAGTAAAAGAAAGAATCACTTCAATTTATTGAATAGCAATATTTCCATGTTAAAGTTGCTACTCAGTTATACGGAGTATCATCAGTCTTCACACCATTGAGCATTTCTATAAAGTTCTTGGCAGGGAAAATTCGATTGATATTGAAGCATGCTTTCTAATGCCCTTTACGTTTCATTACACCTGTTTTTGACGCTTGATTATCTCGTACAAATGGAGATCCAAAGAATATGAATTCTCGCAAAAATCCTGATTTCTCGGGGACCTGGATATCTGGGGTAGAATAAGTACTAGAATTAGATCACTCACAAAGAACTTAGAATTCATATTCAGCAATTGCAAAATGGCTTCTGACAGCTCTTTAATCATGGTGGTGAATTCCAGCGACATAATGtcaatttttcttctctttatTTGTTGTGTCTTGTTTCACCTATATCTTCCCTTCTTTAGGTATATCTGAGCCCATTATCTACTTGACTGTGGTGCCGGATCTAACATATTTTACGTGGATGGGAGAATGTCCAAAATCTCATTCAACCATTTATAAGGTTTCAGCATCCTGCTTTCTTAAATAGGAAAACTGGGACTGGAAATGAACCTTGATGAGGTCGAGTCTACAGATGTGCCACCAACTCCGGCACCACAGTCAAGTAGACGTGCCCGTCCCAGGAGACGAGCCAGGGACGAGGAAATGACGAACTCTCTCCTACTTCTGTGGCTTCTGCAAATGTTGCTGCATTGTGCACTCGTTCGCAGAGCGCAAGCAAGACGGTAGCTCTGACGAGGATGACAGCCAATAGAACTAGAACAATTGAAGAGGATTGCGATTTCGATACTGAATACAGTGATGAGGCAGCAGGATCAGAGTTAACATTTTCACGATATAATCAATTCAAATtacaatatataataatttcacatttcaatttgatttttttattaattttttataattataatattatgccAGACGTCAATAGTATCATATGCCTGTGTCTAGCAAACGAGGACCTTTTtcttaaaacaaaataaatgaaaattggCCAGGTGTAATAAACCCCAAcagcattttttttaaaataaaaagtgcTTATTTATTATGAAGTGACAGACAGACAAAGACAGGTAAACGGATTCGAGTATGGagtgaaaatataaaaaataatttatgaaaaatccttatgataatatttaattatatcaatttttGAGCTAAATTATGTTATATAAttattgagtttttttttttttttttttaaaagttgatATAAAATTGACCTAGTCTGATACGTTGAAATAGGAAGGGAATAGAAAAATAATTCACTCGTCTCGAAATTTCTCTGACCTCTCACGAATTGAATGGCTTCCCGGCGGGAGGAATACGTCTACAATGCCAAGCTTGCTGAGCAAGCTGAGCGATACGAAGAGATGGTTGATTTCATGGAGAAAGTCGCGGTCGCTGTTGCAGCTGATGAACTCACTTCCGACGAGCGTAACCTCCTTTCCGTCGCCTACAAGAACGTCATCGGAGCTCGACGCGCCTCGTGGAGGATCATCTCCTCAATCGAGCAGAAAGAGGAGAGCCGAGGAAATGACAGCCATGTCTCTATCATCAAAACCTACAGATCTAAGATCGAATCCGAGCTCGCATCAATATGCCAGGGAATTCTGAAGTTACTCGACTCCAAACTCATCGGATCCGCTGCTAACAGCGATTCCAAGGTGTTTTACTTGAAGATGAAAGGAGATTATCATCGTTACGAGGCGGAGTTTAAGACTGGATCCGGCCGAAAAGAAGCCGCAGAAAACACGCTGTCTGCTTATCAAGCGGCTCAGGTTTAGTCCTTTTTCTCTGTATAGTATTTCTTTCCAATTATTTTGGTTTCAtgttgtgttatctgatttAGGAGAATTACGGAAGTTCTCACGCTCTATACACCAGAAGAGTTTTAAGTATTTGATTGATGGATCGATGCAAgttttttattctatttatGTGCTTATGTAGAGCTCAGAGTTTAATCTCAGTTACTGAAACTTTTGTGGTTTTCATGGCCTTTAACCTATTGAGGGGGAATTGTGTTTATTTTGCTTCCCTTTTTCTGCGGACGGAGGGACTGAGGTTGGGAGTACAGCTTCGTCTATCTGGTTGATTAACAATTGAATTACTTAAAAAAGAGTGTGATTGAGCTGAGCTATTGAATCTTATGCATGTGCGCACCATTTTAACGTTTCTTGATTTGTTCAATGATGTGTAAAAGCGTTTTGGATGAGCTTCATGAGTTTCGTTTCTTGATTTGCTAGTTCTTTTGGTTTCATGTTGTCTGCAGGAACTTGCTACTGCTGAACTTGCCCCAACTCATCCCATCAGGCTTGGGCTGGCGCTCAACTTCTCTGTCTTTTACTACGAGATTTTGAATTCTCCTGAAAAAGCTTGTAGTCTTGCAAAACAGGTATTCCAGTCCATCCATTTAATGAACTATTTAATAACCACGAAACAAAAGATTTATCAGAGTATTAGTTTACATTTCACCTTAGATGTAAAACCTCCACATCCAAGGCTCTCACTTATCATTTGCGTCAAAGGGTAAGAGTCGCATTTTGCATGTTTCTGATGACTGTGGTCTTGGGTGATGCTTTGTTTCTTGAAGGCGTTTGATGATGCTATTGGTGAGTTGGACTCAATTGGAGAGGAATCATACAAGGATAGCACTTTGATAATGCAGCTTCTCCGCGACAATCTTACTCTGTGGACTTCGGATATGCAGGTAGTTCCCTCTTCCTAACATGTATGTCTACTGGCCATGAGGGAGAGAACGAACTTACTAATTGGTTCGTTCATCGTTCTGGTACCAGGATGATACTTCGGAGGAGGTCAAGCCATCATAAAAGCCCGACGAGGAGTAGCCGACTTTTTGAGGTTTagaatttggttttgttttctAACCAAATACGCTGCTGCTTGTTGGTATGTAGCTTCCTAATAATCTTGTTTGATGAACTCCAATAGAGGAATTTGATGTACTTTAAACCATACTGCTACAGTATGACATACAGCATAATACTTGTGTTAAATGCTTGGTAAGACGTTGATATTTTGGATTTACTGCTTGTGTGTGTTTCAAGTTGGTAGATTAAGGCAAGTTGACTCGTTGCCGATACATCGAGTGATCGCCTTCATTTCTTGTTAATGCGGTCAGACGTCATCGCGTACGACCTTTTGATCTGGCATGTCTTATCAattatatacattttttttattttttgaatggCAGAAGAAAttccttctttgagaaattaTTCATTTGCTtaatctattttattttattaaaattgaatGCGTGATAGTAATCATTTAAGAAAGgtatcaattttttttcaactttatgatattaatattgtattatattttttgtttttaaattttaactttaattttatttttttatttcaaccattCAAATATCTATTTAGTCATTTTATGATTTGTCAAATTTTACTTCGATCTAATGATCAAAAAGATTAGACACACGTGATACATGTGTACACATAGtatctatattatataataaggCATTATTTTTGTTCGGGATTGCTAAATTACGTAATATTAGTATTATAACTCACCAATTAACAAATATACACATGTATACATGTGTACATACACATATATAATAAAGTAAAAAATCCGACGGTGGGTGTCGAATTTAATTTTGTTCCAAATGTAAAAGCTGAACCAAACATTCAAAAAACTAAATTGCTCCAAATTTTTGTACCATTTGACAGACTCATTTGAATTCTTTTCGAAACTACACTTTTCCAACGGCTAGTTTACATGATAACGAGATTTGTGTTGGCGTACAATTTGAAAAATAAGAATTCAAAACTACAATTTTACCAACAGTGAGTTTACACAAAAATCAGATTTGTGTTGgtgaataattttaaaaaacggtttattattttaattatctgaACGCCCTTGATTAAAAAAGTTCGTATAATTTCAAGCACGTTGAGGTTCCAACTAAGTAAAGACTTACGTTGAGGTTCCAACTAAGTAAAGACTTGAAAACATATACCGTGTAACATAGACTAATCCGAAGTGTCATTCTGCAAACGATTAACAAAGGCGTTAACAAAAAGAAATAGCAAATAGCTTCCCCGAGTTTAAGGCAGCCCTGTCTTATACTATTCTATTGCTTTAACATTGACGAAACTAAAGAACCCAACTACACAAACCTAAGCACGCTCCCCTCGGATCCTTCGAGCAAGCTGGATGTCTTTGGGCATGATGGTCACTCGTTTGGCATGAATTGCACACAAGTTAGTGTCCTCGAATAGACCAACCAGGTAGGCCTCAGCGGCTTCCTGAAGCGCCAAAACTGCATGGCTCTGGAAACGGAGATCAGTCTGCACCAAAATCAAGGCAGTCAGTCAAACAACCGAAACACAAACCAGAGGCAATTTTATCATGATACAAACATCGCTCATTAAACCCACCTTGAAATCTTGGGCGATTTCGCGAACAAGCCTTTGGAATGGTAGCTTCCTGATCAGAAGCTCCGTACTTTTCTGGTACTTGCGAATTTCACTGTATGACATTAATGCAACTGTTAACAATTGAACAAGAACTTGAGTTCGTTACCACATAACACAAGGAGGGGCAACCCACCGAAGCGCAACGGTACCAGGGCGGTATCGATGAGGCTTCTTCACTCCACCAGTGGTGGGGGCGGACTTTCGGGCAGCCTATACAAAGAAATTGTACCAAATTATAACCGTGAGCTAAAAAcatggttcgccggaacggTTGCGGTGCTTGGAACGGCAACTACCGTTCCAGTTCCAATGTTATATTGCGGAACGGTTgtataaaaaaatcaataaattcaaaaaattggtaaaaaaatttaaatataaattacattatactaaaaaataaaatatatgaagttattacaaattaatatatcaatacaaaactattttacaataatagcacaataagaaatacacactaaaaattataacatacCAAAGCTAATACCATGAAGAGTGACGCGGAGGAGCAAAATCATTTTTATATTCTTCATCACTATCTCGTAGATTAAATTGATTTCGAACATTTGGATATTGACGTGATTGTCCATAGAGATATTGATTAGATTGAGATGACGAAAGATCATTAGAATGGGATGACTGATTTTGTAATAGTGTTTCGTCACGACGATTATAGTATCCGAATCCACGATACACAGTAGAACTATCAGCTGTACTTGAAGATCTATACTCGGGACCATGACGTCCAACACCCCGCCATATAGATGATGAAGATTCATTGTATCTATCACCATATATTGAGACGACTCATAATCAAATCCCACGATGTCTAATTCCATGTGTACCAGATGTTGAAAAATCAAATGATCTATCAAAACATTAATgttatagccttatatcttatctttctaatggaaatAGTCTCACAACAATTAGATCAATTTACAAGACATTATACTAAAAATCACAACTACTGTCACAattttcataccgtttctgcacttccattTCCTATTTGGCTTAAaatcaactttctattctatACGTTCATTTCCATAATTATCAACAACtatgaaatataatatcaataacataatcatTCTATTACCATTCCAATAAACATAACCATCTACAATAACCATTATCATACCTTACCGTAATGAACCATGAATATCTCATAACCATATTTTTTAAACACCAAACCGTTCCGCTTCGCCGATAAATCGCCGAAAAAACGTCGAAAAACAGCGCTACAAGACAATCACCGATTTGCCCTGGAACTTTGGAACGGCGGTCAACGTTCCCGTTCCGTTCCGGCCGTTCCGACCGAATAACGGccgttccggcgaaccatgATGAAGAGTGACGCGGAGGAGCGAAATCATTTTTATATTCTTCATCACTATCTCGTAGATTAAATTGATTTCGAACATTTGAATATTGACGTGATTGTCCATAGAGATATTGATTAGATTGAGATGACGAAAGATCATTAGAATGGGATGACTGATTTTGTAATAGTGTTTCGTCACGACGATTATAGTATCCGAATCCACGATCCACAGTAGAACTATCAGCTGTACTTGAAGATCTATACTCGGGACCATGACGTCCAACACCCCGCCATATAGATGATGAAGATTCATTGTATCTATCACCATATATTGAGACGACTCATAATCAAATCCCACGATGTCTAATTCCATGTGTACCAGATGTTGAAAAATCAAATGATCTATCAAAACATTAATgttatagccttatatcttatctttctaatggaaatAGTCTCACAACAATTAGATCAATTTACAAGACATTATACTAAAAATCACAACTACTGTCACAattttcataccgtttctgcacttccattTCCTATTTGGCTTAAaatcaactttctattctatACGTTCATTTCCATAATTATCAACAACTATGAAATATAAtaccaataacataaccattctATTACCATTCCAATAAACATAACCATCTACAATAACCATTATCATACCTTACCGTAATGAACCATGAATATCTCATAACCATATTTTTTAAACACCAAACCGTTCCGCTCGGCCGTTCCGTTCCGCTTCGCCGATAAATCGTCGAAAAAACGTCGAAAACAGCGCTACAAGACAATCACCGATTTGCCCTGGAACTTTGGAACGGCGGTCAACGTTCCCGTTCCGTTCCGGCCGTTCCGACCGAATAACGGccgttccggcgaaccatgATGAAGAGTGACGCGGAGGAGCGAAATCATTTTTATATTCTTCATCACTATCTCGTAGATTAAATTGATTTCGAACATTTGGATATTGACGTGATTGTCCATAGAGATATTGATTAGATTGAGATGACGAAAGATCATTAGAATGGGATGACTGATTTTGTAATAGTGTTTCGTCACGACGATTATAGTATCCGAATCCACGATCCACAGTAGAACTATCAGCTGTACTTGAAGATCTATACTCGGGACCATGACGTCCAACACCCCGCCATATAGATGATGAAGATTCATTGTATCTATCACCATATATTGAGACGACTCATAATCAAATCCACGATGTCTAATTCCATGTGTACCAGATGTTGAAAAATCAAATGATCTATCAAAACATGAATgttatagccttatatcttatctttctaatggaaatGGTCTCACAACAATTGGATCAATTTACAAGACATTATACTAAAAATCACAACTACTGTCACAattttcataccgtttctgcacttccattTCCTATTTGGCTTAAaatcaactttctattctatACGTTCATTTCCATAATTATCAACAACtatgaaatataatatcaataacataactaTTCTATTACCATTCCAATAAACATAACCATCTACAATAACCATTATCATACCTTACCGTAATGAACTATGAATATCTCATAACCATATTTTTTAAACACCAAACCGTTCCGCTCGGCCGTTCCGTTCCGCTTCGCCGATAAATCGCCGAAACAACGTCGAAAAACAGCGCTACAAGACAATCACCGATTTGCCCTGGAACTTTGGAACGACGGTCACCGTTCCCGTTCCGTTCCGGCCGTTCCGACCGAATAACGGccgttccggcgaaccatgACTAAAAATATCACAATATGGAAAATTAAAAAATCACTAGCATAATCCGAGAACCTTGGTAGCTAGTTGTTTCCTTGGAGCCTTTCCTCCCGTGGACTTGCGAGCAGTTTGCTTTGTACGAGCCATCTGCCAGTAGAGAAGGTTTTAACGAAGGCAATTGTAAGCACCCCCGAAGTTTAATTTCATAGAAGTAAACAAATTGCTTAAAATATCTTCGTATTCTCTTCATCTGAAGCGAGTTTTCAAGAAACTGCTCGCGTATTAGCAAAAGCCGCTCTCAGGGGCGAATCGATTGGATTAATAAAATCTAACACAAGGGCATCCAGTAATTATCGCAAGAACCATCGATAAACAAGATATCATCCGAAGACGAGAACCCGAAATCTACACATTTGGAGGCAACTACGAGACGAAGAAAAAATCCGATGCATCAAAAACCTAGCCCAAATCTATGAATGCCCTAATTTCAGTATCAGGACCGAATCATGGAAACCTCCGAAAATTCGAAATGCTGATAAAAATGCTTCCTAAACCAActtcgatttttttaaaaaactcaaATCACGACAA
This Primulina eburnea isolate SZY01 chromosome 2, ASM2296580v1, whole genome shotgun sequence DNA region includes the following protein-coding sequences:
- the LOC140823696 gene encoding 14-3-3-like protein 16R is translated as MASRREEYVYNAKLAEQAERYEEMVDFMEKVAVAVAADELTSDERNLLSVAYKNVIGARRASWRIISSIEQKEESRGNDSHVSIIKTYRSKIESELASICQGILKLLDSKLIGSAANSDSKVFYLKMKGDYHRYEAEFKTGSGRKEAAENTLSAYQAAQELATAELAPTHPIRLGLALNFSVFYYEILNSPEKACSLAKQAFDDAIGELDSIGEESYKDSTLIMQLLRDNLTLWTSDMQDDTSEEVKPS
- the LOC140823697 gene encoding histone H3.3; protein product: MARTKQTARKSTGGKAPRKQLATKAARKSAPTTGGVKKPHRYRPGTVALREIRKYQKSTELLIRKLPFQRLVREIAQDFKTDLRFQSHAVLALQEAAEAYLVGLFEDTNLCAIHAKRVTIMPKDIQLARRIRGERA